The Phycodurus eques isolate BA_2022a chromosome 8, UOR_Pequ_1.1, whole genome shotgun sequence nucleotide sequence TGCATGTGTTGAGAAAGATTTGGGACTTTCTgtaaaataaggaaaaatgCTTCAAAGAAATTCTCAAAGCAACTTCTTAGAATATTTTGCCACTTTCTTTTCAATCCCCAACAGAATATGTTTGTTCAACTAATACAATTCTCAACAGTTGGGGATGATTTAATCTTAACTTGAAAAAAACTTGCTGCATGTTGACAGCAACCATGTTTTCGATAAAATGtgcctcttatttttttttcttttttagcaaTTCAAAGTAAGCATTTTAATGATTATCTCCCTTACTGACTTATCATATTTACAATCTTCAGACAGCTTTCCGATCGAAGGGTGATAATACAAACTTTTGGGGATAATGTTCAAAATATAGAAACTCTTTATGGCCCATGAACTATATATGGTGACTTAAAAGGAGGTTCTAAATACACCCAGAACCACCTACTTTTTCCAGCCAATTAAAAATATCATTGATGAATGAAttagagagatagagatagatagatagagaaagagagagagagagaaggtagATATGAATGAGTCTCCTGTAAAATTGAAAACTGACAAAGTATTTAATTTacaaatatgtttattattgtggtagtTTGCATTgctgtacaaatatttttatgattttgccACTCCTCGTGTATAGGTGAAATATGACTGACAattgtgtaattgttttttgttgttattgtttttttgtttttgttttttttcagattcaaGAGGAGTACTACAGGCTTTTCAAAAATGTGCCATGTTGTTTTGAATGCCTGAGATGAATTTAAGATGCCAATATCTACTATTCCATATTACTGATGTTAAGTGAacagtcattttaaaatatcttaATCTATACATTGTGtctgtttatgttttgtttgtttcggtTCCAATGCATGTAATGGACAATGTCCTTTCACAAAACCATTTCTTCTCAGAGTAACTCAACAATCAACATACTTTTACATATAATTTTCTGCTTTAATTTAATACCTGTTGTACTCTAAATAACATAACAGACTTGCACTTGACCTTGACCTTCTTTATGTCTCaatgttaatttaataatgaaaataaattaagcaaAAAATCCTGCTTCGCCAATCTCCATTTATTGTGTGCTGAAATGCTCTCAACTACTGTTAAGTGCGCTTTCAGGGAGAAACGTAGTCaatggctccctctagtggatAAAATGAACCCTCAAAGGCGAACATTTCTATCTGTCCTTCAGCTACTTTGTGACAAATGTCTAGTCATTTTGATAACAATCAGATCAATATTCAAGCAATTAGATTGTGActgtgtgtcaaaaaaaaatattccccaGCAGTTTGTCTTCCTTTGCCAATTTCTATTAGTAGTGGATCATACAAACTTCATATAATTCTGTTCCTTTTTTGCACCGAGTTGCAATTAACTAGATCAATACATTACGCTGTCATAATTGTATAATAATGTCATTAATTTATTACAATGCGCAAGGGTTTGTTTTCTATAATGAATGAACGTGGGAATGATTTCCCAATATGTTTCACCTGTATCTACATTAtgtcactagatggcagcacTCTACTGAGTAACTGCAGCTGGAGGTAATGACAGAAGACGAAGAGTCACTCCATGTTTACAGCCTGCCAACCTTATGAATATTTAAGTTAAACTTAATTACGTTAGCGTTTCACTTACAACGACTGCAAGATGTGCTCTAGATTAACTTGATGAATCTTGCACAGATAAACCGTAGTCCTCATTATCAAGACAACTGCTAGTGTTGCATGTGCATTTCAATGTGGTGGTCATTAATTCTAAATGATGAATGaaaatcattcatccatttatccgtagcgcttatccttacgagggtcgtgggcatgctggagactATCGCAGGAAATGCATCGTAcatgatttaaacaaaaaaaataataattagccTTGTTATTATGTATGCAACCCATCTGACAAACAAATTCAACTGTTGGGGGCCGGGGGGGATCCCTTAACTAATCATTATGTCTGTATGGACTGCATAAAGAGTTCGGAAAAAGAAAGATTAAATAATTGgctaaattcttttttttattaatgactAAATATCACAGCATGTGCATACTAGCTTTTGTTAATAAGGATGTACAAAATATGTCCGTTAAGActgtatgtccatccatccattttctatattactTATTTTCACCAGGGTTGCGGATTAGCGGGAGAATATCGcgtctgactttgggcaaggggcagggtacacccaggactggtcatcagccaatcgcagggcacatatagacaaattaACATGATCTGATCTCAACACTGATAGACTTTTACCCCAGAACTGCTGTAATAAAAGCCAAAGGGGCTGCAACAAAGTATTAGTTTGAGGGTGTGCATATTTATGCAatgatttttactttttctttcacCTTAAAAGATTTCAAtatgtttttcaattgagtaGCGGTAACATATAACATTAAAGGtagaaaaaagttttgaaataatgtatcttggtctcattattttatatcacaatacctggtatttgaacaggggtgtgtagactttttagatCCACTGTTTACATACTATGATAATTTGGGGAGGTGAAAATGTTGACTTTCCATggcattcagctccttgttagagaacaagtTGAGCaacaagtactgaaacattgaacagttggaagtTTATACAAGGTCAAATttagttcacctgtaaaggttatgtTGAATTTTAGGTTCGTCGGCCCGAGAGTCGAACATCCCAAACTCTTTCTGAGTAGTAGTGTGTCTCATATATGTGAATTAAAGCGAAGGCCTATAACAGGACTCGGCCATGAGCAAACAATGTCACGATCTTAGAAACATCTTTTAGTAATGTGtagtgcagttgtacaccactgcaaactgtaacaataatacatattttttgaaGGATTTCACTATGTAAGATTGTCAGTGTGTAGTTTTTGCTGTAAGAACAGTTATCTTCCACCTGCAGTCGTTGATGGTTACTTGTCTCTGTCATGTCATTCTGACAATGTCAGTGCGACTGTGTTGCAGCCAAGTCACTGTTGACATTACATTGATGTTGACTGGCTAAAATCCGCAGATGACCTGCCCACAAAGGTCAACACAACCACGTTCCCTCATCAAACACAATCAGTTATTTAAGGGAGTGATGTGAAGTGTTTGCTTGTACCCACGTTGACCATGAGAGGGCTCATCTTCTGCTGCCTTGTGGCCCTGACCAGTAAGTTGTCttatataacaataataataatgtatgtacttccaaataaatgtttcatacaTGATGCTTGCCAGTCAAGTCCTCATGCTAACACTGTCTTCTTAATATTAAAATCTTTGtagcatgtcaaagtgtccgATATGGTGAGTATTTGAACATACAGTACGCCACATGCCGGACTGAACACGTTTTCTTTTAGTATGGTAATGAAATATTTTCCATGTATACTTTTGAAAACTAATTCCAGAGTTCAGGCTAAACTCCAAGAAAACCTACGAATACAGATATGAAGGACTGGCCAATTTTGGACTGGGCATACCAAACCTGGCTGAATCTGGGGCCAAACTAATCTGCAAGGTCAAGATTGTCGGCGTGTCTGCGCAGACCTTCCTCCTTCAGGTGAGGTAATAATTTAAGAAGTAAAGTCATGTGgatgtgacaaaaacataaGATTGGGCtgaagccaatcccagctaaccGGTCGCCTACCAAACACAGTGCACCTGTAGACAAACTACTATGCACACTCATTTTCaaaactatggacaatttagaatcttcactTGAGctaaaatgcatgattttgaaacctcaaacctcagaactgcgtggcagacgtgctaaccattagAAGAGTGTGCTGCCCACTTCTTGCACTTAGTACCTATTTTTTGCATTCTTAATTGaatctgtcatgtgtgtgtgtgtgtgtgtttttttttttcaaatgtatgatTGAAATGAAGGATAGATTGAATTTTTCTACAAAGGAAGTTTCCTATTGAATCCCATAGAGTGTTAAACTTTGTGTTCTTGTGCATTGCTGTTACAAAAGCACAGTAGTGAGTATGACAAAGTACTGTAGTTTTGTGGTGTTGTAGCTTTGGGCGGTTGGTGCCCCACTGTTATGGATCAGTTGTTTGGTAACTCTGTGTCTATTGACTGCAGTCCACAGGCAACAATCCGTCTCAATAAGATTGAACCCTAATTAAAAGTGAACACTGATCCATTTGGGGTTTCAACTCGTAGTTTGGAACACATAACCTGATGTAAACCATAAGCAAAACTCTCAATTGTGTTTTCACCTGTCATGTTCATGGAAAATGTCAGTAGTCTTACGGTAGTATCGTCTTCTCTGGATTACAGATTTCAGATTTGGCCTTCGAGGAGTTTAACGGCTTCGCAGGGAAAGACAGCTTCATCGCTGCCCCGAAACTCAGCCAGCGCATCTCGGCCCAGCTCGTCAAACCCTTCATGTTTGACTTTGCCGGTGGGCATGTGGGCAACATCCACGCCTCTGCTGAGGTATCTGACACTGTTGTCAACATCATTAGAGGCATACTCAGCTTCTTCCACATCACTGTCAAGACCACACAAAGATTCTATGAACTTGAGGAGGTGAGAATACACAATCTCTTTTATATTCGATGTCCATTAGTCGCACGAAGTGTTgttaaaatatatgaatttatttttaggcTGGCATTCATGGCATGTGCCAGAGTAACTATGCCATTGAAGAAAACAAGGAAACAAGGGACATGACGATAACTCAGGTCGTGGATGTCACGAACTGCAGGGAGAAAGCAGAACGCTACAGAGGAATGGCCACTGCTGTGTTTGACGATATTTCCAAAAAGGTCTGTTCAGCTGACACGACTGAACAAACATTTAATGGGAAATTGTACGGAAAGGAATCACATTTGGTAACTCCGGTGGgtaataaaagtaataataataataatataaacaatAAGGCAGTAGAACCACTTGAAAACACCCAGCCATTCAATAAATAGGTATAGTAATGCAAAGatgtaattatatattattgtagtaataataacataacattaatatcaaccaaacaaaaatgttgaaaaaaaatgttagcatTACAGCATATTGTGTAGGGCTAGATCAACTTGTGGGTTTGGACATGtcgggctctattttcgtggaCTGCACATTTGCGGCGTGGCACAAATGCCGGCAGATTCCGAATTTCGTGCAAAGTCGCTGCGCGTGTTTGCCAAGTTGCCAGACCTGTGGCAAGCTTGCCACTCTGGCACGGCGAGTGTGTGTCCTTGGAGATACTCCCagtggagtgacaatttggtggcagagaGTCAGTCTAAATGTACGCATggtagaccgctggtctaacaCGATTTCggtgaatttgattggggcACAGCCAGACGCATTATTATGAGTTCCACTCCTGTTTTAGGTaggacacgccccactgcactatgattggtTGCTACATGCGGAAGGGTAGGCTACGCTGATGTAGTGAAATGATCGTTCCAattatgtatcacatttgtacaaaataaaaacaatcaagttttttATGGTTAGGGTTAGCACTAGGGTTGGGGTTAGTTTGGGTTAGGATGGGTTAGGGTGCGTTGGGGTTAGCGGGACTCATAATAACACTGCCACAGTGAAATCATATATTTTCCCATCTGGGAGCACCATCTGGGAGCATCCTTCCAgaatgcagcagccaatcatagtgcagtgACGCGTGTCCTGCAGTCAATCATAATCCAGCAGGGCGAGTCTTGCCAAGAACATGAGTCAGAGTCCTAATAACATCAGGTAGACAGATACTGAGGTCCGTCgacatatttaatatttatcacaagctcattctgtatttagaATAccattgggcctcattcacgAACAGTGCCTATGCACACATTTGTGCTTAAATCATGTGTTCACACATTTAACGCAAAAATCtgtgattcatcaatatgttcATACTTGAATATGTGCGTACTCTgcgaacaaatttagaacctcCTCAGGCCATACGTATATGCACAAATAATGAtcagcttttgaaaaaaatgtgaaacacaCATCTTATACGCAAGATCCACAATGTATTGATACGACAGTcattcctaaaaacaataagaatAATTTTAACATGAATAAATTGGATATTTGCTAATGAGTTGACTAATGTTACAAATAACTGTGAAAGGACACTTCTTATTACTTTAAACttgtatgaatgtatgtatgtatgcagtgTTGGGAACTAATTTAAAGTTGAGGtcaccgttccaaaaaaatatttaattcaattcatagttcataatgCAAAATGTTGAACTACTTAAGTTCAACGTTCCAAAAATGAGCTCCTTCAtagttattccccccccccccaatatattgctgatgggctattcccctcaaaatactgtcatttcattttcccatgttgccacccattcagtccacactagtagccagctgcagctttcaccttaCAATCTGAAAAACTTGAGGAAAAAGTTTTTGGTTGaattatctttttgagaggaggaattataccaaaaaaaacaaacaaacacaaaaacaaagacttttGTACTTTAtgcgcaaacaaaaacatgcaacacagtatgacaggaacaatggtgaaaggaaAATTATAACTTTGCATTTCAACTCTGGCGGTCAATATTAACATGTTTTTATCTTATctacaaaccaaaataaattccatcGTATGAAAGTTTGCTCTTACCGTGCTTAAACCagagcattctgatacaaataattatttttctggtaatccatttttacaatgatatattgcattacaaaacaaccaaagatCGTATTCACTCCCATTTGCACTCAAGCTACTGCGACGTGCCTGCCGAATGTAAACATGAAAGGCGGTTTCCAAATACGGCTTTTATCtcccaacatacagtatgaaggctcgtatttagagttttcagtcgGGTTTCGCCCTGGACGTCCCTAACAAAACGTGGCACTCTGGAATGAAAATTAACTGTAGTTCAAAAATCGTTCACAGGCAACAGAAGGAGTGCGTTCTCAATAACATTCATCAGGTAGTAATGATAtcagttcagttcacgttcgcgCATGAACTTTGGTTCATTGAACACGTTCAGGTGCAACACTGTATGGATCTAcaatatgtgcgtgtgtgtgtgtgtgtgtgtgtgtgtatctgccGCTGTCTTGTGTGTTGGCAGTTGTCACACAACGAGCAGATTGCGCAATTTCATGCTTTGATCGCGCAACTGGAAATGTCATCGAACCACTTGCATCAATCCAAGGCTTCAGAGTTTTCTTATGGCTCAAGTACACATGCACGCTACAAATCTCGAACAACCTTTCCCGAAATTTAGagttgacaaacaaccatcagAAGCATCAGAGGCACACACGTGACCACTGGCTTGCTTTTGACGTAACTTCGAGCGGCATGGCTTAAATATTTTCTGTCGCTTCCAATGCTAATATCATGACTTATTTCAACTAcaagtgctttttttgttgtgctaTATTTATCCCAATCTATTTTAACAACGTTGTTCATTCTCGGCTCTTAATTAATTTTTTCTatgtatgttttgtgtgcagcattTTCTAATTTTCACTTTGGATTTCATGAAAAATGATTAACATAATTATTATATAGTGTATGGtaaatttctgtatttaacaaagCTTTCTGATGATATGACCCTTTTGAAAATAGGTTAAAGATTAAGAAagtagttgattgaagactctaaattgcccgtaggtgggaatgtgagtgcgaatggttgtttgtttctccgtgccctgcgattggctggcaaccagttcagggtgtaccccgcctcctgcccgatgacagctgagctaggctccagcaccgccgcgacccttgtgaggataagcggcttggaaaatggatggatggattaagaaAGTAATGAACGTTTTGGGGCCACCTCTAACAACTTTCAACCTTCACGCATTGGCTGAGATTCGTCAAATGGATGTCCTCTTCAAGAAAATTAGGGGCATGGCTTATGCAGATTGGGTATTTGCGTATACGCTCAACTTACTGTGCAGAGTAAGAACATTCCTATGCATTTATTAGTGAAGGAGGCTCATTGTCTGTTGCTATACAGgccagagcagtgacaatgcaaCCGTCACTCACGGATTGCTGCAATTACGCATCCACTTTGATTGGCGGCAAATGACATTGgctgtaaacacacccacagttGCATAGCCCGCACTGTCGGGTCCGCCGGGCTGCACTGGTTTACGAAATTTCCAACACCCATCTAACCCACCCATGGCACACAGTTGCGCCGTCTGCCATGCGAAATTGACACCGGTCGCGAAAACAGGACCAGTTGACTTTAGAGTAGGGGTAAAGAATGTTGTGTTTTGTTCCAAAATAAGTACTGCAgaattttttctatttttctacTAACTTCTTTCGTTTCATTCTTTTACtaaaattgctgaaaaatgtttgtattacacaacatacacacaacattttatttgttgtctcTTCCGTTCCAGAGAGGGGATTCTATTGTTACAACCATGAGATACGTTTACTCAATCAAACCAACAGTTGAAGGAGGCCTCATTTCCAGGGCTCATGGCTTGGAGCAGCAACACTTCAGTCCTTTCAATGTGAAGGGGGGAAGTTTCAAGATGAAAGCAACGTATGACATGCTAGATATTACATTTTGTTCAAAGTGAACCTTGCTCGCAATGCTGGCTAGCTTAAACCATTCATCCTGCAGGAAGGAGATAGTGCTGCTGGATGTGAGAGACACACCTTCTGCTGTTACATTTGGGCCGTTGACAAACAGAGGCAACATTATTTACAAATTTGCCAAAGCCGGAGCACATATTCCCATTGTCATGCAGAACCTGGAGGATGCAGTATCAAAGGTAATGattcaaatatttaatgaaattaaaTCAAACGTAAATACAGTGGAAATATAAATAACCAGTGTAGAAATAAGTTAGCCAcggcatttcatttcattttcattcatagtATTTTTCCAAGAAAGACCCATGTGATACTCCATGAATACTGGAAAGGAACAcgacaataaaatatttcttctCTCTGCAGGCTGTTGAGTTGATCAAACATTTGGCTCAAGTCAATAACTTCCAAATTGACAGTGAAACAACTGAGGATGTGATGAAGTTGTATCAACTCCTGCGATTGGTGCCGTACGAAGGATTAGAAGTTATGTGGAAGCAGTTTGCTGCCAATGATGAGCACAGGTGGACTATCTGAAAGTCATATAGCAAGAAAGAAACTAATTGAACTTGTAAATTACATATTGGTATATTTTTTGCCATGTCAAAATGACAAGGTAGTAGGAAGGTAATTTATCACTATGCTTTGAGGGTGTCTTCAAGTGTCTCTTCAAGTGACTCCATTTTGTCAAAATCAGATCACTTTAGCGGATTGAGTAATTACTGTAATGTTAATCCTCATTGAGTTCAAAATGTCTTCAGACTGACAATTTGTCTGATTAAAGATACATGATCATGCTAGGTTTGATTGCAGAAAAGTTAAGCTTTCCATTAAAACGAAGGAAGCCATTgacattttagattttattaaaaacacccCCTGACCTTTATCTCtcaacacaatttattttaattagttttaagGATCATCTTTGTCATGAAAGATTAGAAATGCTTAATCAATTTCCTCTGACTTTGCCCTCATTAGACGTTGGTTTTTGGACACGATTGTGGAACTCAATGATGCCAGAATCCTTAAGTTCCTCCAAATGAGGTTCCAGGATGGAGACATAACTGCATCAGAGGCGTTCCAAACGCTCTTGGTGGCCTTCAACCATCTAGACGCTATTCCTGAGCTGGTTGAAATGGCTAAAGTGAGGATAGGACAAATGTGGCAGAAAGCTCTTAGAACGAAGACAACCCTTGTAGTCCATGACGATGttcttgccttttttttcttagatGTTCCTGAACCTAACCTACAGTAGAGCTAACATCTTAGTGTGGCATACTGTGGCACTTTCTTATGGCTCTCTGGTGTACAAGCACTGTGCCTATTACACACCTTGTCCAGTGTCTGTTGTTCAGGTACTGAAACAATCCTACAGATGCATTTTGCATTGCATTGGAATTTTGGATAACATatactttaaatatgaaattgtTGTCTAGTTTTAATCAATTCACCTACACACCCAAAGTCTACTCCCAGACTGGCAAAACTGAATGTTCAAACACCTCTtctaatgaataataataattaataatgtttGTTGAGAGTATACCGTAATATGTCCAGGTATCTGTTTCTTGGTCAAGGTATTCTTTTTGACAAGGAAGTGATTGCCCCCTGTAAATCAGAAAAACAATAATCATCACCTACGGGCTTATTGTGCCGCTGCAAATGTTCTACACATTGAAACACTACTATATGTATACACTGTAAGACGTAAAACTACGATAATGAGTATTTTAAAGATGTATTTCCTTTACCTAGCCACTACTGGACTTCGCTATGGACAGTCTGAAGAATAACAATGAGCAAGACATGGTTTTGGCTCTGAAAGCTCTGGGCAACGCGGGTCATACAGGCAGCATTAAAACCATCATGCGCTTCCTCCCTGGAGTGTCCGCCAACCCGGTGGAGCTTCCTCCTCGTGTGCTGAGTGCTGCTGTCCAGTCCTTGAGACTCATTTCTGCACGAGACCCCCACAGTGTAAGAATATAAGACACAGAGGACAATGGCATGTTTAAGGCTCTGAAATGGCAGATAGATATCAATATTACTAGAATATATGTGTCCTGTTAAATTCTTAACAAATTGTAAGCTTTTGCAATTTTGTCATTTACTTTTGTCAACAAAGCCTTTCGCCCCGACTCTAAAAGGTCTTTATCatgataatattgtacttttcagGTCCAAGACATCACTATGAGTCTTTACTTGCAAAAGGACCTTCCTGCTGAGTTACGCATGTTGGCCTTCATGATCTTATTTGACACAAAGCCACCGATGGCGCTGGTGTCCACTGTGACTGCACATCTGCTGGAGGAGAAGGACCTTCATGTTGTTAGTTTTGCGTACTCCTACTTGAGAAGCATGGCCAGATCCAGAACTCCCGACAATCAATTCCTGTGAGTTTACTGAATAAAAATCAAGGTtatgacatttaattttattttattttttattttttgtgtgtgtcttcaaaAGGTCTACTGCCTGTAACGTAGCAGTGAAAATCCTTGCCCCAAAATTTGGTCGCCTCACCTATCGCTTTAGCAAAGCAATGCGCTTGGACTGGTTCAATGGTACATTCACACACagcaatacagtacaatatttgcGTTTAAGACTTCATATGCCACATCTATTTTCCCAATGCAGATGATTTACTCCTTGGCACAGCTTCAGAGTTCTTCATGCTAAGAAATGCAACAGAAATCATCCCCACTGAAATTATGATGAAaggaaaattgtattttatcgGTAGAATTCTGCAGCTTGTGgaggtacagtatattgaaatgcaatttaaatattaattgaAGACACAAGTCAGCGATCATGAATGATAAacaactgtttttcttttcaagatGGGTATACGTGCTGACGGAATCAATGACATCTTTGGCTCCATCATGTCGGAATTTAAGGGAGATTTCAGTGACTTCCAGGCCATTTATCATCAAGTTGGGAGACTATTTATACTTTTAATTTTAACGTGTAAATTTAAATTGCTTCTCtgacaaatatttatatttatatttaatgattttTCAGCTTCATAACTTGGAAACTCGGGCCGGTGACAAACCTCTTCTTCATTTCTATTCTCGCACTTCTGGACAAGAGTGGTTCTTTGCAGATATCAACAGAGAGTTTATTCGCAATATCATCAACGTGAGAAGAGAAAGCACAAAATACAGCGCAAAAATAATCCCACTGTACTAAAACTATTTAATTCGTATTTGTAGGCTGTCGGTCCTTCTGCAGGCAAAGACAACCCTATCTGGACCGTCATTGAGAATTTACAGAAGGGAATTTCATGGCATCGAACAAAGTCCTTCTTAATCTTTGAGACTCGCTACTTCGTCGCTACCACTCTTGGCTTACCACTGGAGATCAGCAAATATTATCACAGTCTTAGTGGCATAACTGTGAATGGTGACAATCAAGTCTTTTTAAAACTCCATTTAATGAAAACCCGGGGATTTAATTGAAAGCAAAATTTTGAGCATCAAACTTTGTTGACATCGTTGGCGttgatttgtttctgttttgtttttcagcaaaagCTACAATAAATCCACCACTGACTGACCGTCTTGGACAACTCTTGACCTCAGAAATTTTGCTGGAGACTGATGGCTTTGTTGGGTAAATAACATGGTCAACAATACTCATAAAAATCCTTCCCATTTCCTTTACTGAATGAAACTCCTTTTTTACAGTTGCACAAAGGATATTTGGCTGTCCTATGGTATCAACACTGAGCTTTTCCAGAGTGGTGTTGAGTTTAAAAGCAAAATACCATATTCAATCCCATGGAAGTTATCAGGCAAGGTTAACATCAGAGAAAAGAAATTTGAACTTGACATCCCTTTGAGCAAAAAGGAAGT carries:
- the vtg3 gene encoding vitellogenin 3, phosvitinless, whose amino-acid sequence is MRGLIFCCLVALTTCQSVRYEFRLNSKKTYEYRYEGLANFGLGIPNLAESGAKLICKVKIVGVSAQTFLLQISDLAFEEFNGFAGKDSFIAAPKLSQRISAQLVKPFMFDFAGGHVGNIHASAEVSDTVVNIIRGILSFFHITVKTTQRFYELEEAGIHGMCQSNYAIEENKETRDMTITQVVDVTNCREKAERYRGMATAVFDDISKKRGDSIVTTMRYVYSIKPTVEGGLISRAHGLEQQHFSPFNVKGGSFKMKATKEIVLLDVRDTPSAVTFGPLTNRGNIIYKFAKAGAHIPIVMQNLEDAVSKAVELIKHLAQVNNFQIDSETTEDVMKLYQLLRLVPYEGLEVMWKQFAANDEHRRWFLDTIVELNDARILKFLQMRFQDGDITASEAFQTLLVAFNHLDAIPELVEMAKMFLNLTYSRANILVWHTVALSYGSLVYKHCAYYTPCPVSVVQPLLDFAMDSLKNNNEQDMVLALKALGNAGHTGSIKTIMRFLPGVSANPVELPPRVLSAAVQSLRLISARDPHSVQDITMSLYLQKDLPAELRMLAFMILFDTKPPMALVSTVTAHLLEEKDLHVVSFAYSYLRSMARSRTPDNQFLSTACNVAVKILAPKFGRLTYRFSKAMRLDWFNDDLLLGTASEFFMLRNATEIIPTEIMMKGKLYFIGRILQLVEMGIRADGINDIFGSIMSEFKGDFSDFQAIYHQLHNLETRAGDKPLLHFYSRTSGQEWFFADINREFIRNIINAVGPSAGKDNPIWTVIENLQKGISWHRTKSFLIFETRYFVATTLGLPLEISKYYHSLSGITVNAKATINPPLTDRLGQLLTSEILLETDGFVGCTKDIWLSYGINTELFQSGVEFKSKIPYSIPWKLSGKVNIREKKFELDIPLSKKEVDLITVSSNVYAVSRNTEAPNLPKMTPMMPRAIDSNDEIVRKDPTVVQSENEEMQKPNNWHPRTKMCTEINIYGAVFCFESELRRAYYHEEYPLYYFLGYTNVALKAVPVQPNKAVDKIRFEVTAGPSQYPTSTQELLETLGRLSKESSLRMQLSSDSESSETELNLSSPDMVFNSTPVAIFNIRALAVSGNSKPEGYETVVYYTPKTNLKNTQLIVSQMGDNTNWKMCMDTVLDGRTEAKADLRWGAECQSFEMSLRANTARLPGSKPTLRAKVHWTRIPETMTEFFRGIKTYIPGMAFLLGFNQQYERNPMQEVSASVVVASADSIDVRFQIPEYTVYRQSIPVPLPRNSLQEFEYSTRNTTM